The following DNA comes from Emys orbicularis isolate rEmyOrb1 chromosome 13, rEmyOrb1.hap1, whole genome shotgun sequence.
GGCTCTTCTACTGTGTAACTCTGAGAAAATCATTTTACTGCTCTCTGCCTCTGTATTCTGATCTGTTAAATGGATGCAGAACTTGCCTCTCACTAGCCTctggctagtctacactggcaaagttaaagcactgccgcgtagctcccagcactggtgcactgtctacactggcgctttaccgctctgaaacttgctgcgctcaggggggtgttttttcatacccttgagtgagaaagttgcagcactgtaaaatgccagtgtagacaagccctgagttaacTAAATGTATACAAATGGGCTGTGAGATCCTCAGACAAGTGCACAATATTAATAAGCTCAATTGACCACTTTGTGATCAGTCTGTTTGGCTTCATTGTTGTGTGATTTGGGTTTGGCCGAATCCTTCTTCAGGAAGTCTAATTCTTTTTGTTTCCAACGTGCAGTATCAACTGTAGACTAATGTGTCAAGCAAATGTACAACAAATTAAGGTTACCAATAGATGAAGGGAAGATTTATAGTTCAAGGGAGTTCTTCAATATTATTGacaggcaatgaaaatgattagtggAATTAAAGCTTGTATTATGTGCTTTAAAGATCTATTGCATACTATCTATAAACAGCTTGGAACAGGGTCCTCTGGGACCCCTCACCCCAATAATCTTTTTTCTTCCTCCCTGACCTATCAAAAACTCTCACATTGATCCATGCTTCCACTCCAAGAGGCACTGAAGCCAGCTTCTTCTGGAGCAAGCAGCACTCCAACCAACCCCATTCCTGACCTGGCTGACGCAAGTCAGAGTGAGTAAAAGAAGGCACTCGCAAACAGTAAGTAAGCAATCAGGCTCTGATCCCCTGAGTGGCCACACTTTGTCACTAGACAGCATTAAgactttatttttttgtaatctCAGAAAACAAGTGTCCTctagttttgctgacaaaaatcTCTAAGAATTAGCGACACTCTTACAGAGGACATTTTGAACAATCAGACTTAGCTGGCATATTTTAGAACTACTTATTCCTTTGCAACCCAAGAAAATGAATCTTTCAAAGAGTCAGAATGTCGTCTTATACTGGGTGCAGGTATGGTCCACTGAAGTCTGTTAATCTAGCACTAATCAGATTAGCTCCACCATTTGACGCCAACAATGTCCTAAGGATTTGAGTGTGAAGGAAGGGTCACTAGTGAACTAGGAAAACAGATACAAAAAGTCCAAGTCTTCCATTTATTATGCAGGCAAGTCCCATTCCCTTCAATGGGACAtttgcctgtgtaaggactgCACAAACTGTGCCTAACTCAAAACATTTCCCCTACAATttagttgcttttttaaaaaaaatgtttaaaatttaattacattagtaAGGCTCACCTGAGTATCATAAACCTTTCAACCATTCATGACAGTACGTCATGGGGTATGTTATTACACTGAATTTCTGAACATAGTTAAAAGTGAAATATAAGGCACACAGTATAGAATACCAGTGCAGGAAAGCCATCAAGAAGTTAGGGGTTTAGagcttattttattaaataggaaacaCGATGGCAGCCCAAAGCACTCTCATTTAATAAGATGTTCCACTGTACAATTTACAGAGAGGAGcttatttccaaaaaaaaaaaattccagtatAAATAAAGGTTTAAAGAGTTACTTGAGGATTTATTTAGCCACACAGCTCTCAGTGCCTCACAAGCACTGTATAGCTAAAATCAGTGCAGGTCTTTCAAAGCGCAGAAGTAAGGTGATGTGAGTAAAACAAGGCAGTTCAGCTATAGCTGATGCTCTGACTTTAACCTCCCAATATGAAAGAATACTGTTCAACACAATATTTGCAATATAGTGTTATCAGTGAGTGCATGGGTTGATCATGGATCAATCCCAAACTGAGAAATATGCTGATGGGGACCATTAACTGTAGGACTCAGGATCTGTGAGATTTTGCAGTCAAAACAAACCTCTAGTTTAGGAAACATGAATTGAAGATTGGAAGACAAGAGGGAAAATTAGGTAATTCTGTAAAGTTGAATATCTTGCATTTAGGGTCtcatctgaggatctccaagCGCTTTACAAACACCACACCCCTCTGAATTACCTAACTACTACAATCCCCCTCTTATCTTGATGCACATAAAAGTTCATTGACTTGCTCAAGGAGTCAGAGTGGGAACTAGAATGCAGATATGATTTCCACTCTTCTGCTCTGTCCCCTAGACCTAACTTGTGGatggagggaaaggaggaagaaaggTGTATAAAATACAAAGACTGCTCCTTAATGACTTTTTACATGATGTTAAACAGTAGAGTAACTGACAGTACAGTTATAGCCAAGTGCCTCCCTTGTCCCAGCCCCTTGGATAGTCTCTTATCCTCCATCCAACCTCTGCATCTTTCTTCAGTGCTGCAGGCCCAAACTATGCCATAGCTATGCATGATTGGCTGATGTGACCATCACATGCCCTCCTACCAGTCTTGTATGCATCTGACTGAGAAGTTTTATCCCTTTTCTATGGATCCTGAAACATTCAATAACAGCCCACTTATTCCATGATCGGGGATTATAAGAAAGCTCATTACTGGTTATGGATCTACTATATTTCTCTAAGACAACAAACATCATTAAAAACACGACGTTTGCCACTTTGCAATGATAGCAGTACGCCAAATCTCATATTCAAAGACGTAAGGAATATTGCAGGTTGCTTGAGGGATGAATGATGCATTTTTAATGATGCCCacaacagcaataaaaataactttttgctTAAAGCTGAAGGTTCTTACCTTTCTTAATACCGTATTTGGTAATTTTCTAATCTTCTCTACATGTTCTGGATTAACACCCAGTTCACTGCAACTCACTCTGAGCAGTTCCTTATAGGTTAGTTCTTGTCTGTCCAGTTCAATTTCAATGAAGTCATTCTCTCTAAGAGAAAGGTTCTGAATTCTCACCTTAAGCACCAGTTCTagtaaaatatatacatacagatattaATACCTATTACATATAAGTATGCATGATCATCCaaataaaaactggaaaaaaataaatgtgactTCATTACATCAGTAATACTAATAAATCTCAAAATGTTATCCTAAAATCAtttcattcattattttttttttatttttatttaatgtgaATGTAGGTGAAAAGAGCTGGATTCTGAGCTCAGGAGACTGAAATCCTATTCAGGACAAgaacagcacaggcagtggccaTGTAAGCTTCCACATAACCCATCAACTTCCCACAACCTTAGCCTGAAAGGACAACTGCTAGAGGTGAGGATGTAGCTCAGTCTCTAGGTTTCTCATTCCTTCACAGAGAAGCTACTGCAAAGGTGCCACTTGTAGCTGTTTCTGTGGAGTCCCATCAGGAACTTATCTGCGATAGtcacatttattttatatagGCCAATATACACCCATAGTAATAATCAAATACGGACAATATTACTTATAATCTAATTGAGTTACTACTGCTctgaacaatgaggagtccggtgtcaccttaaaaactaacaaaatttatttgggcataagcttttgtgggtaaaaaacccacttcctaCTGCTCTGAACTGGATTTCAGCTGGCAACATTTTTATCTTCTATTACCAATTTTCTGAGCAATCCAATACTGCATAACTCAGTGCTCTGTTATTGGTGATCGCACATTAAAATTCATATGGATCTTCTCACAGCTCCCATTCAAAGAGAAGTCTGGACCTTTTAACTGCAATTCCAGAACTGGCTACACTGAACTGATGGGGTGGTTTtactaaatatatataatatttaccCCAAGGAatgataaataatacttcctCTCTGTACATTAAGTGGTCAGCTCCCCGTACAGGTTGAGCTACCAAAGCTTCTCCCTCAAATTAATTGGACATAGGCCTGTGTTTTGTATTTGAGTCTAGAGTTCTGTACCACAGTTATGGTGTTAGACTACCCTCGCATCTGTATGTTTTTACAAAACCTTAGATGAGTAAGAAATGTTTTCATtgatatttgtattaaaaattccAGTggatacaatttttttaaacatgcccTGAAATGTCTGTGACACACACAAACAAGGAATCATGCCTCATGCATAAGAACATGAAAGTGAAAGACTAGAGAAGCACTATAGACATGAATAACATTGACtagcatgcatccgatgaagtgggttttagcccacaaaagcttatgctcaaataaatttgttagtctctaaggtgccacaagtactcctcgttctttttgctgatacagactaacacggctaccactctgaaaccactGACTAGTCTATTTTCATTCTCCAACACGACAGCATCCAGGAAGAACAGAGCACAAAAATAATAGtagcattaatttttaaaatttgtaatcaTAATTTAATGTTACCTTGCATATTAAATGGGAAAGCTCCAGGGAAGAAAAATGGCTGAAATGTTGGCATAGGCCCCAGACATGAGCCATTCTGTTGCTGAGACACAGGCTGTTTTGATGCAGCTGGAGAAGGGAAACTTCTGCTCTGAGGCACAGATGCCTGGTGAATGGGACCATTCTGGACTACAGGCTTTGGGCATTCTGGCATGGTACAGGCTCCAGGTGATGTCGACTTATCTTCATTATCAGCCACTGCAGAAGCAACATTTTCATGTTGTGATGTTGCAGAAGTGCATGCTTTGACTCGAGGTAATGAAATGGGATAATCTACAGCTTGCAATTCTAAGGATATGGGGAAGCTTCCATTCAGCGAGCCAGTGGAAGGGTCTGGAATGCTGTTACTCATTGTGTTATAAACATAAGGGAAAGGTGGATTAGCCAAATAATTCGGGACAATTGGCAAGTCTGAGTCTTGCTTCAAATCTGCAAGTTCATCCTCTTCCACtatagaggaaagaaaaaaaagtccagTGAATAAAGTTAGTTATGACTAGTTAAGGAGAACTAAAAATGTCCTAGTACATTGTGGTTTTTAGACTCAGACTatttacacacacccacacagaggATACAAGACCAAACAAAGAGCTCTAAAGCTCTATGTATAGTTCACATAACTGTGCTAAGGGGTTCCATAAAAACAAAGCTTGTGTGACTAGGATACTCCACAAACACCTCTACTTTCCCCCTAAACACTTGGACTGATATAGAATCTGCCATCTTTTAAGAAAAATGTCCTGTGGCCAATATTTTGTGCcatattataataatataatatattgagatatacctatttcatagaactggaagggacctcgaaaggtcatcgagtccagccccctgccttcactagcaggaccaagtactgatttttgccccagattccctacgtggccccctgaaggattgaactcacagccctgggtttagcaggccaatgctcaaaccactgagctatccctccccctatcaACTGGCATAACTTCATTGTCTTCATAATGGGCATAAACCAGAGGAATAAATGGAGGGCAGTAGATTTTCAGGTTTGCTGTGAATACcaagagagtgggggaggggggaagtataCAGTATCTTTAGAACTGAAAGAACTACTGGCTCAACTGTAGATAGATATTAACAAAGGCAGAAATCAGAAAGAAAGGAGTGCAAAAGGTAGGAGAAACTCAAAGATTCTGAACAGGCTTCAAACTAATTCTCATCTTTAGTAGCAACATTGCTACTTTGATAGTTACAAGCACAATATACTAATGGATCCCTTGGGGTTGCTACTCTATCACTATACTTTTATGGAATAAGATACAATCTTCAATTGAGATCAATGCAGTTAACCCCTTAAATAAGTTTCCTGATATTTTATGGAATTATCAGTCATATACGCTAAAGGCTTTATATATATTAGTAAGATTTCCCTCTCCTTATTTCCATTTGAAAATATGTATCAAGCCGCAAATGTTTGTAGTAAACAAATTCTGTGACATTTTCATTTGTCAAAATTAAGCTTTTTTCCCTTCCACATACAGAAAAAAATGTCACCATAAAAGCCCCGCTGAACCAATATTCCTGAAGTTGTGGTTTCTTTCTCAGTAAAGACTCTGAAGGCCAAATGGGAATTACTGCCACAGAATTGTAAGCTTTTAAATACAGATTCAGCACCCACGCAAAAGCACAACAGAGCAGGACCATAATTATTAAAATAGATCGTAACTGGAGTCTTCAAAGTTTTTATATTAACTAATCAACTTACCTCCCAATGTTTTCCTAATCTCTTTCTTTGAGGTTAACTGGGCTGGCGTTTCTCCTTTACTTGTGAGAATCTCCTTATCAGCACCAGACTCTATCAGATAAGACACCACTTGAGCATGGTTCCGTTTGCATGCCCAGTGCAAACAAGTCCTGCACAAGGAAAATGTTGGTGCTATATGAAATAACCATGCTACAGGAGATTAATTTTATTCCTACCCGCTGTGTATAAAAAAGCCAGGGCCTAGCTTTCCCAAAAAAGAACAACATTCATTTagcacatatactaaaattggaacgatacagagaagattagcatTACCAAGCTGAGATATATTCCTTGAAAATTTCTTGTAGTCTGCAGTGACACCTGCTGTTAGTCTTTCCCTGCAGTAATGCTTTTACCACCACCGTTACTATTTTTGACAACAGCAGATGGTTTCTGCTTTAAAGTTTAACTAAATCTCTGACCTTTTAGCTTTTAAAAGCTAAAAAACTAATTTCAAGAATATAAATCGCTGTCACCTTCTGCatctttttacatttgtttttcaaaagaaGATGACCGAATACATTATAAGCTTAACAGTAGAATCATATTTCAAGTGATAATTTAAATTAatagaaatgtttaattttgttaatcaaaataaacaagaattttttttctcttcaccaCACCAACCAAAATGAAACAGACTAGTTCCTGAGCAAAGATCTTCAGAGAACCAAACTAATTTCAATTTGATTAAATCTCAAAACAGAGTTGACgagaataatttttattttctgaaataacTCCTCACCAGGACATTTTGAGGTACCTTACAACCAAAAGAGAATTGAGCTTTCGTATTACACTGGTTTTCACCAAATTATCACACTGACATAAACACTCGTAAATTCCCAATAAATAACTTTGCAGAACCCTAACTTTTTTAGTGGATCAATTTCAACACTTTTCCCTATCACAACTTTCATATAAACTGTAGTCCTAGTGGCTTTACAAAGATAGTGAATACGACAATTGGAGTCAGATCCTgaccctgcagtccttactcaggcaaaaccccTAGTAAGGAATATAGGATGTGTCAGGATAACAACCGCAAGAAAGAAATTCTCAGATACTggcaagggagaaaaaatatATTCCAAAAAAAACGTACCCCTACTTCATACAGACAGAGATTTTGGTGAAGGAAAGAATTCACTCACAAAGAAGGTCTGTGGTTTTGGTTTAGGCAAAAGGCACATTTCCCCAGATGGTGGTGGTTCTTTAGAGGAATCCCCAGAGTTGATCCCCTGAAGAAATGTAGGGGCGGGTCAGTCTCCCTGGTGTTTATAAGAGTTTACAATGTGTCTGCATGTTATAATATGGAAAAACTGTATGGCCATCCCATTTTCCCCACAAAGCACTACCTCGCAGTTTAAGAGCAGTACCCTAGTTTCAATGATTTTCTAGTGCTGTTTCTCCACCACCTTTCCCAATGCTGTTCTTTAAACTGCATGAAAACCCTTAATCCTTCTCCAGACTTAGACTAATAGAAAGGAGAGGAAAGGATGTTTAGAGTTACATACAAGCAGAGTGAGAAAGAAGTGGTGTAAAATCTCTTAGAAAACTTATGTGGTTAAAAAGATTCACTTCAGTCCAAAGTCCTGCTCCAGGAAGCATTTGTTTGTTAAGGAAAAGGTGTGGTCACACCTGTCTAACTTTAAACTTTAGAATACGTTGTGTTCTGCCCAACAGTACCACCTATGACACATCAAGAGTTTTTGCAgttgttgatttttttgtttggttggttggttttgtttacTCCCGAAGAAGGGGCTGATGGGAGGAAATAGTATGGTAGTTATAAAACCCCATGCATGCATGTGAGACTCAGACTAATTAAAGCAAGAGAAAGCAAAGTACACACAGAATCTTGCTTGTTTTATATGCCAGTATGATTAAGACTGTCCTGCAAGAAACAAAGGGCCTAATTATGCAAATTCTTATCACTGGGTTTAGTATTTCTTTGTGGAAGAAGCCCCACAAAATACAAAGCAGTAAGATTACTAACTGTAGTAAGTGATGTTGTGTAGAATTGGGGCCCGGATTCAAAAACCCACCACTGTAATaataaagtaagtgtgtgtgtgtgtgtgtgtgtgtgtgtgtgtgtgtgtgtgtgtgtgtgtgtgtgtgtgtgtgtgtgtgtgtgtgtgtgtgtgtgtgtgtgtgtgtgtgtgtgtgtgtgtgtgtcacagtaGTGCCTAGCATCCCCAGATGAGACTGGGGCCCGACTGTGCTAGACAATATAcatacacataataagagacaaaAGGTCTCTCCCTCAAaaggtttacaatctaaacagaaaagacagacaaaggatggaagAGAAATGGAAACCCAGAGGGGTGAAATGAGTTGCGCAAGGACACAAGCAGTCGTAGTGCCAGGAACAAAACCTTGATTTCTTGTCTCCCAGCCCATTGCCTATCCATTAGCCCACACTACCTCTCTTGATGAGTGTTTATCAATTATCATTTGTCATTCAGATGTGCTTTCTTTTTAGGAGAAATAACAGCTGTTAAAACAaacgtgggtttttttttaattatatcaaAAATTAGTCCCTATCAAAGGTTATATAGAAGCAAGTTACGGCCTGTCTTAATTATCATTTGGTTATCTTTGGTGTATATTTTATAAAACCACACAATATTCTCAAGTTTTTGTTCCTGAGGTGGTTCacctattttaaatatttttttaattcaaaattgtGTTAAAGACAGTTGCTAGTA
Coding sequences within:
- the ANKRD40 gene encoding ankyrin repeat domain-containing protein 40 yields the protein MTTFIEEKELQERLREAAALGDIGEVQRLVEFGVNVNSQNEINGWTCLHWACKRNHAQVVSYLIESGADKEILTSKGETPAQLTSKKEIRKTLGVEEDELADLKQDSDLPIVPNYLANPPFPYVYNTMSNSIPDPSTGSLNGSFPISLELQAVDYPISLPRVKACTSATSQHENVASAVADNEDKSTSPGACTMPECPKPVVQNGPIHQASVPQSRSFPSPAASKQPVSQQQNGSCLGPMPTFQPFFFPGAFPFNMQELVLKVRIQNLSLRENDFIEIELDRQELTYKELLRVSCSELGVNPEHVEKIRKLPNTVLRKDKDVARLQDFQELELVLIINDNNFLFRNAASTLTERPCYNKKASKLTY